Part of the Bombina bombina isolate aBomBom1 chromosome 8, aBomBom1.pri, whole genome shotgun sequence genome is shown below.
TTGTTTTTGTTGATGGGTCATGTTCTAAACCTGCTGATGGTGTTTATCTTACATGCTTTGCTGTGGTACAGTTACCCGACACAGTGGTTACTGCTGGTTCTCTGCCTTTTGTGTCAGCCCAAGCAGCTGAATTGGTAGCCCTAGCTCAGGCATGTAGAGCGTTTGCAATGAAAGATGTGACCATTTACACTGATTCAAAATATGCGTTtggagttgtgcatgattttggagtgATTTGGCAGAACAGAGGTTTTGTTGCAGCTGATGGTAAGAGTATCTCACATTCTACACTGGTACAGGAACGCTTAGATGCAATTAAATTACCACATAAGCTAgcaattgttaaatgtaaaggCCACAGTACTGACTCCACTGACGTTAGATTTGGCAATGATTTTGCAGACACCATTGCTAAGGAAGCTGCACTTCAGGGTCCACCACACCCTGACTATCTCAGCACTAATACACAGGAACAGTTACACATGGTAATGATTCCTGCCCTAGCATCTGATGTGGATGTGGCGCACCTACAGTTTGGCGCAACTGAAACTGATTTACAGACTTGGATGTCTGCTGGTCTGACCAAAGGCCAAGATGGCCTGTGGTCAGACGAGGAGGGGCGAGTGGGGATACCACAAATTGCTGCACCTTTGTTTATTAGTCATTTTCATGGTTTTGGCCACATAAGTAAACAACAGACCAAGAATCTGATGACATCCAAATATGTCATTAAAGATTTGTTGCGCATGATTGATAGACAACTGGATAGATGTCTAACTTGTGCCAGAAATAATCATGGAGACCTTGTACAACTTGAGCCTTTACCGCCCCCTGATGGTCCTATGCAGGTattgcaaattgattttacacacatGCCCACTGTTCCAGGTGGCTACAAGTATCTTTTAGTCATTGTTGATCAATTCAGTAAGTGGGTTGAGGCCTTTCCAACCACTAAAGAAAATGCACGTACTGTAGCAAAGATATTGTGCAAGGAAATTATTCCTCGTTTTGGTTGTCCATTACAGATGAACAGCGACAAAGGTACTCCTTTCACTTCACAGATTACACAAATGATTTGTACTATGTTATCTATTGACTGGAAGTTTCATATTCCTTATCACCCACAGTCATCAGGACAGGTAGAGCGCATGAATAGAACCATTAAAGATAAGTTCAGGAAGGGAACTGGTGGTACATTTACTAATTGGCTTGAACATTTACCTGCAGTattggcagaaatcagaatgacccctagTGCCACTACGGGTTATTCACCTTTTGGAATTTTGATGGGCAGACCTTTTCCAACCCCATGGTGTAAACAGAAATGTTCTCCTGTGGTAAGGGGAGATATCAATGTTGTAAGGGAAGAATATGTGAGTAATCTGATTGaaacattgaatggcatctatggtgatgtttcttctactctcCCTCAACCTACAGGTATCCCGACACACCCGTTCAAGCCTGGAGATACTGTCTTGGTGAAACAGCTCCACAAGAATAAGTCGTTGGACCCTCCTTTTGGCCTTCCAACTACAGTGATCACTGTGACGAGAACCGCTGTTCTCACGGAGGAAGCTCCGGTATGGATCCACGCTAATCGGATCAAGAGGGCCCCAGACGACATCAACCCTGGCCGCTCCATGATTCCATCGAGTATCGAGTAGTGTGGTACCTCCTGCCAGGAGCGTTCTTCGCATCCGTTATTGTCATCCTGGTCCTGATCTTCAATCCTGGTGCGCCCCTGCACAAACTCAGGCCATTCCCTAGTCCTGGTGCGCCCCGGCACAatgataataaaagtgtaattgacaATGTCACTAATCCCTTATCCATTCCTCTCACCCGTGATACCAGAGAGTTGCATATGTCGGCATGGGAAACTGACAATGCTTTTGTCAAAGCTGCCACGAACTTATACAAAGTGACTAATCAGACTGATTCTTGTTGGGTTTGTGGCTATGTGCCTCATGGGGAGAAATTGGGTTATCCATTTGTGGGTTTTCCTATTACCGCACACAATCTCACACAAATGATAAATGATGATACTATGTGGAATTTTACACCAATAGTTAACACTGATAAAGGTTTTGAAAAGGATAGAGTTCACTTAGCTAATTGTGTAAATCATGGTGTTATTATTTCCCATAATCTTAATGGTACTATTTTTCACCCCCGTACACTTAGTCAAATGCCTATTACAGTTGCCTTAATCTACAATGCAGCTACACCAGTTAATGCTACACTGTCAAATATATGGGATGGGTCTTATCTTTCTTTTGAGTATATTCATAATTTTACTGCTAAGTACACTGAACCACATAACACAATTCGTAATTGGTTTTGGCGTAACAACAGAAATATAGGTAAGCAGACAGGTGCTTCTCCTGAAGCTAAGAGGAAAAGATTTCCCTCATGTCCTCCAGTTATTAAGTTACCCTATGGTTATTATTGGCTTTGTGAAAGATGGGCAGTTAAAATTATACCATGTAGCCATCTCTCACCTTGTTATTTGGGTTACATATTCCCAGCCTTAAGTATTCATGACACACTCCCTAATGATAAACCACGTACACGTAGAGCTTCTGATTTCACAGTTAAGACTAGCAATGCAGAGATAGCTACTGCATCTTGGTTTCCTACTGTAGCTGTCATGCGATTATATTATAAGCTCAATTTGTTTGCCACACTGGTAGATGCAGCTTTTAATGCTACTGCAGACGCCATAGAGTCCTTGACTATGCGACAAGAGCAGATCGC
Proteins encoded:
- the LOC128638928 gene encoding endogenous retrovirus group PABLB member 1 Env polyprotein-like is translated as MSAWETDNAFVKAATNLYKVTNQTDSCWVCGYVPHGEKLGYPFVGFPITAHNLTQMINDDTMWNFTPIVNTDKGFEKDRVHLANCVNHGVIISHNLNGTIFHPRTLSQMPITVALIYNAATPVNATLSNIWDGSYLSFEYIHNFTAKYTEPHNTIRNWFWRNNRNIGKQTGASPEAKRKRFPSCPPVIKLPYGYYWLCERWAVKIIPCSHLSPCYLGYIFPALSIHDTLPNDKPRTRRASDFTVKTSNAEIATASWFPTVAVMRLYYKLNLFATLVDAAFNATADAIESLTMRQEQIAQTALLNRMALDYLLAAEGGVCKRIGSSCCVFIWNNTGRIHHDLDTLHDIQRSF